The following are encoded together in the Oryzias melastigma strain HK-1 linkage group LG17, ASM292280v2, whole genome shotgun sequence genome:
- the LOC112151430 gene encoding uncharacterized protein LOC112151430 isoform X3 codes for MFLHADWTNDSAQSAGPAGTFYTGLLATDVFSVRCCNFWDFYCELYLRTPESYNSAVDLQTEDRQDTKGIKKCLAQRKHFFGLQSMKSYLTFQRCQKIF; via the exons ATGTTTCTGCATGCTGATTGGACCAACGACAGCGCACAGTCTGCTGGTCCTGCTGGAACTTTCTATACGGGACTGTTAGCTACAGACGTCTTCTCTGTGCG GTGCTGTAACTTTTGGGACTTTTACTGTGAACTTTATCTG CGCACACCTGAAAGTTACAACTCAGCTGTGGATCTTCAAACCGAAGACAGACAAGACACCAAAGGCATAAAG AAATGTCTGgctcaaagaaaacatttcttcgGACTGCAGTCAATGAAGTCCTACCT